The proteins below are encoded in one region of Paraburkholderia phenazinium:
- a CDS encoding efflux RND transporter permease subunit: MNISRLFILRPVATLLLMIAMVLVGLVAVRVLPVSSLPNVDYPTIQVQTFYPGASPDVMATTVTAPLEVQLGEIPGLQQMTSYSSDGASVITLQFDLSLNLDVAEQNVQQAINAANSFLPSGLPAPPTYAKVNPADQPILTLAVTSSSMSLTQLEDAANNRLGTKISEVSGVGVVTTSGGNVPAIRVEADPQKLAAYGLNIDDLRTLLSYVNVSQPKGNFDGPDLDYTINGNDQISDPKDYLNTVIAYQNGAPVFMRDVARVTSAAQDVERGAWYNGTPAIVLNVQRQPGANVIATVNQIMKELPQLESTLPAGMKVTVVSDSTGVIRSSVSDAAIELILAIVLVVAVIFVFLRNVPATLIPSVSVPVSLIGTLAVMYQLNYSIDNLSLMALIIATGFVVDDSIVMIENIVRYLEEGKTPLEAALEGAGQIGFTILSLTISLIAVLIPLLFMGGVIGRLFSEFAVTLAVTIVLSAVVSLTVVPMLCARLLRAQAERHPSRFERISEGLFDKTLSAYDKGLRWVLDHQLLTLVVFVLTLVLTAVLYIVIPKGLFPVQDVGVIEGISVADNSVSYKAMVTRQRALADQLLKDPDVVSLTSYVGIDGTNSTLNNGRFLINLRDHDKRSDTAQEIARRLQTEVANVPGIKLFMQPEQDLTLDTTVSPNQYSFVLRGPSQQAFQKYVPELIARLQKIPSLADVQSDMNTDGMSVNVEVNRQLAARFGITPATIDNALYDALGQRIVSTIFQQSDQYRVILVAKPESLPNVGSLGNLYLPSQTSSSGQVPLSAIAKIQIVKSPLVISHLAQFPSVTISFNLAKDASLSTAVKQIHEAEQAVNLPPSITSSLQGAAQAFQDSLSSEVYLLIAALVAVYIVLGVLYESFIHPVTILSTLPSAGIGALLALMIAGSDLDVIGIIGIVLLIGIVKKNAIMMVDFALDAERNHGKPPREAIFQASLLRFRPILMTTLAAMLGALPMLLGTGTGSELRRPLGLAIIGGLALSQILTLFTTPVIYLFFDRMAERTRRWRNRNKPQGPAEGAPAGTAEDTP; the protein is encoded by the coding sequence ATGAATATCTCCCGTCTGTTTATTCTTAGACCCGTAGCCACGCTGCTGCTGATGATCGCCATGGTGCTGGTCGGCCTCGTCGCGGTACGCGTGCTGCCGGTCTCTTCGCTGCCTAACGTCGACTATCCGACCATCCAGGTGCAGACCTTCTATCCGGGCGCGAGTCCGGACGTGATGGCCACCACGGTGACCGCGCCACTCGAGGTGCAACTGGGCGAGATTCCCGGCCTGCAGCAGATGACCTCGTACAGTTCGGACGGCGCCTCGGTCATCACGCTGCAGTTCGACCTGTCGCTGAACCTGGACGTCGCCGAGCAGAACGTCCAGCAGGCCATCAACGCGGCCAACAGCTTCCTGCCAAGCGGCCTGCCCGCGCCGCCGACCTACGCCAAGGTCAATCCGGCCGACCAGCCGATCCTGACGCTCGCGGTCACCTCCAGTTCGATGTCGCTGACGCAACTCGAGGACGCCGCCAACAACCGCCTCGGCACCAAGATTTCGGAAGTCTCGGGCGTGGGTGTCGTGACGACCAGCGGCGGCAACGTGCCGGCCATCCGGGTCGAAGCCGACCCGCAGAAGCTGGCCGCTTACGGCCTGAATATCGACGATCTGCGTACCCTCCTCAGCTACGTCAACGTCAGCCAGCCGAAGGGTAATTTCGACGGTCCGGACCTCGACTACACGATCAACGGCAACGACCAGATCTCCGATCCGAAGGACTACCTGAACACGGTAATCGCCTACCAGAACGGCGCGCCGGTGTTCATGCGCGACGTCGCCCGTGTAACCTCGGCCGCCCAGGACGTCGAGCGCGGCGCCTGGTACAACGGGACGCCCGCGATCGTGCTGAACGTGCAGCGCCAGCCGGGCGCCAACGTGATCGCCACCGTCAACCAGATCATGAAGGAGTTGCCGCAGCTCGAATCGACGCTGCCGGCGGGCATGAAGGTCACAGTCGTTTCGGACAGCACGGGCGTGATCCGCTCGTCGGTCTCCGACGCCGCAATCGAACTGATACTCGCCATCGTGCTGGTGGTGGCGGTGATTTTCGTGTTCCTGCGCAACGTGCCGGCCACGCTCATCCCGAGCGTGTCGGTACCGGTTTCGCTGATCGGCACGCTGGCCGTGATGTACCAGCTGAACTACTCGATCGACAATCTCTCGCTGATGGCGCTGATTATTGCCACCGGCTTCGTGGTCGACGATTCGATCGTGATGATCGAGAACATCGTGCGCTATCTCGAGGAGGGTAAAACCCCGCTCGAGGCCGCGCTCGAAGGCGCCGGGCAGATCGGTTTCACGATTCTCTCGCTGACCATCTCGCTGATCGCCGTGCTGATTCCGCTGCTCTTCATGGGCGGCGTGATCGGGCGCCTCTTCAGCGAATTCGCGGTCACGCTCGCGGTCACCATCGTGCTGTCGGCCGTGGTCTCGCTGACAGTCGTGCCGATGCTGTGCGCGCGGCTCTTGCGCGCCCAGGCCGAACGCCATCCGAGCCGCTTCGAGCGGATCAGCGAAGGCCTCTTCGACAAGACGCTCTCTGCCTACGACAAGGGCCTGCGCTGGGTGCTCGATCACCAGTTGCTCACGCTGGTGGTGTTCGTCCTCACCCTCGTGCTGACCGCCGTGCTGTACATCGTGATTCCGAAGGGCCTGTTCCCGGTGCAGGACGTTGGCGTCATCGAGGGCATCAGCGTGGCCGACAACTCGGTGTCCTACAAGGCGATGGTGACGCGCCAGCGCGCGCTCGCCGATCAGCTCCTGAAGGATCCCGACGTGGTCTCCCTCACCTCGTATGTGGGAATCGACGGCACCAACTCCACGCTCAACAACGGTCGCTTCCTGATCAATCTGCGCGACCACGACAAGCGCTCGGACACCGCGCAGGAGATCGCGCGGCGCCTGCAGACGGAAGTCGCCAATGTGCCCGGCATCAAGCTATTTATGCAGCCGGAACAGGATCTGACGCTCGACACGACGGTCTCGCCGAACCAGTACAGCTTCGTGCTGCGTGGACCGAGCCAGCAGGCATTCCAGAAGTACGTGCCTGAACTGATTGCGCGCCTGCAGAAGATTCCGTCGCTCGCCGATGTGCAAAGCGATATGAACACCGACGGCATGAGCGTGAACGTCGAAGTCAACCGGCAACTGGCCGCGCGTTTCGGCATCACGCCGGCGACCATCGACAACGCGCTCTACGACGCGCTGGGTCAACGGATCGTCTCGACCATCTTCCAGCAGTCGGACCAGTACCGCGTGATCCTCGTCGCCAAACCGGAATCGCTGCCTAACGTGGGGTCGCTGGGTAACCTGTACCTGCCGAGCCAGACCAGCAGCAGCGGCCAGGTGCCGTTGTCGGCCATCGCGAAGATCCAGATCGTCAAGTCGCCGCTCGTGATCAGCCATCTGGCGCAGTTCCCGTCCGTCACCATCTCGTTCAACCTCGCGAAGGACGCGTCGTTGAGCACGGCGGTGAAACAGATCCACGAGGCCGAACAGGCGGTCAATCTGCCGCCGTCGATCACCTCGTCGCTGCAGGGCGCGGCGCAGGCGTTCCAGGATTCGCTCTCGAGCGAGGTGTACCTGCTGATCGCCGCGCTGGTGGCCGTGTATATCGTGCTGGGCGTGCTGTACGAGAGCTTCATCCATCCGGTGACGATTCTCTCCACCCTGCCCTCGGCCGGGATCGGTGCGCTGCTCGCCCTGATGATCGCCGGCAGCGATCTCGATGTGATCGGCATCATCGGGATCGTGCTGCTGATCGGTATCGTCAAGAAGAACGCCATCATGATGGTGGACTTCGCACTCGATGCCGAGCGCAACCACGGCAAGCCGCCGCGCGAGGCGATCTTCCAGGCGTCGCTGCTGCGCTTCCGGCCGATCCTGATGACGACGCTCGCCGCCATGCTCGGTGCGCTGCCGATGCTGCTCGGCACCGGCACGGGTTCGGAGCTGCGCCGGCCGCTGGGTCTGGCAATTATCGGCGGCCTCGCCTTGAGCCAGATTCTCACGCTCTTCACCACGCCGGTCATCTATCTGTTCTTCGACCGCATGGCCGAACGCACGCGGCGCTGGCGCAACCGCAACAAGCCGCAAGGTCCAGCTGAAGGTGCGCCTGCAGGTACGGCGGAGGACACGCCTTGA
- a CDS encoding efflux RND transporter periplasmic adaptor subunit, producing the protein MSEAVSTQPKRSRVRLILFVVVVLALVALVVVHILGQKKPARGAAPQVVTVATATLGSMPVTLSELGTVTPTATVTVLPQLSGYLTEVGYQEGQDVKKGQFLAQIDPRQYEIDLQQAQAALAKDKASLAQARSDLARFEQLNEHKSIAEQTFVDQQFLVQQDEATVKSDLANIAQFELDLAYCRITAPVSGRVGLRLVDPGNYVTASSSPGIVVITTMKPTTVQFTVPQDSLAAVLQRMGTGASLPVTAFSSDNSKQIAVGTLYAASNQMATATGTVTLRATFANDDEALFPNEFVNVKLLVDTMQNAVLVPTPAVQTGAPGDYVYLVNANNTVSVHKVTLGPSDGKNTVITAGLSAGNIVVTDGTDRLSDGAPIKAAPARAASGSAASGSAASGAAASGAAASDSATASDTDADSAAPAAAASGAHGHHKHGQGGASGASAASADAAS; encoded by the coding sequence ATGAGCGAAGCCGTGTCCACGCAGCCCAAGCGCTCGCGCGTCAGGTTAATCCTGTTCGTGGTCGTAGTGCTGGCGCTGGTCGCGCTCGTGGTTGTGCACATCCTCGGGCAGAAGAAACCCGCCCGAGGCGCCGCCCCGCAAGTGGTGACCGTTGCAACCGCCACCCTCGGCTCGATGCCCGTGACCTTGAGCGAACTGGGCACCGTAACGCCTACCGCAACCGTGACCGTGCTGCCGCAACTGAGCGGCTATCTGACGGAGGTGGGCTATCAGGAAGGCCAGGACGTCAAGAAAGGCCAGTTCCTCGCCCAGATCGATCCGCGTCAGTATGAGATCGACCTGCAGCAGGCTCAGGCGGCGCTCGCGAAGGACAAGGCCTCGCTCGCCCAGGCCCGCTCCGATCTCGCGCGCTTTGAACAGTTGAACGAGCACAAGTCGATCGCCGAGCAGACCTTCGTCGACCAGCAGTTCCTCGTCCAGCAGGATGAGGCCACGGTCAAATCGGATCTGGCGAACATCGCACAATTCGAGCTCGACCTCGCGTACTGCCGTATCACCGCGCCGGTATCCGGACGCGTCGGCCTGCGTCTCGTCGATCCGGGCAACTACGTCACGGCTTCGTCCTCGCCGGGCATCGTGGTCATCACGACGATGAAGCCCACCACAGTGCAGTTCACCGTGCCGCAGGACTCGCTCGCCGCGGTGCTGCAACGCATGGGCACCGGCGCCAGCCTGCCGGTCACCGCCTTCAGCAGCGACAACTCGAAGCAGATCGCGGTCGGCACGCTGTACGCGGCGAGCAACCAGATGGCGACGGCTACCGGAACGGTCACGTTGCGGGCTACCTTCGCCAACGACGACGAAGCGCTGTTCCCGAACGAGTTCGTGAACGTCAAGCTGCTGGTCGATACGATGCAGAACGCCGTACTGGTGCCGACGCCGGCCGTGCAGACCGGCGCGCCTGGCGACTACGTGTATCTCGTGAATGCCAACAACACCGTCTCCGTGCATAAGGTCACGCTCGGACCGAGCGACGGCAAGAACACGGTCATCACGGCGGGGCTGTCGGCCGGCAACATCGTCGTGACGGACGGTACCGACCGGCTGAGCGACGGCGCGCCGATCAAGGCTGCGCCTGCGAGGGCCGCCTCGGGTAGCGCGGCTTCGGGTAGCGCGGCTTCGGGTGCCGCAGCTTCGGGCGCCGCAGCTTCGGATTCGGCAACGGCATCAGACACGGACGCAGACTCGGCCGCGCCAGCGGCTGCCGCGAGCGGCGCGCACGGCCATCACAAGCACGGCCAGGGCGGTGCCTCGGGGGCGAGCGCCGCCTCCGCCGACGCAGCTTCGTAG
- a CDS encoding response regulator: protein MAIQILVVDDDADLRDLLRIYLGEVGFEVSVLHDASSLERRLERERPDLIVLDLMMSDIDGLTALRKLRATGDDIPVIILTAKADPADRIKGLELGADDFLAKPFNPRELLARVQAVLRRRTQPSAAAPELREPFAFGTFTLDFQSRTLMQRGRPLMLADSVFALLRVFVDNPMHALTRERLIELLHGPEYDGTDRGIDVQVWRLRRILEADPSAPRFIQTVRGRGYLFVPEGTPQPGSS, encoded by the coding sequence ATGGCTATTCAAATTCTGGTTGTCGACGATGACGCCGATCTGCGCGACCTGTTGCGCATCTATCTGGGCGAAGTAGGCTTCGAGGTCTCTGTGCTGCACGACGCGAGTTCGCTCGAGCGTCGGCTCGAACGCGAACGTCCCGATCTGATCGTCCTCGACCTGATGATGTCGGACATTGATGGCCTGACCGCGCTGCGCAAGCTGCGCGCCACCGGAGACGACATTCCGGTCATCATCCTGACGGCGAAGGCCGACCCTGCGGATAGAATCAAAGGCCTCGAACTGGGCGCGGACGATTTTCTCGCCAAGCCGTTCAATCCGCGCGAGTTGCTGGCCCGCGTGCAGGCTGTGCTGCGGCGCCGCACGCAGCCCTCGGCAGCGGCGCCCGAACTGCGCGAGCCGTTTGCCTTCGGCACCTTTACGCTCGACTTTCAGTCGCGCACGCTGATGCAACGTGGCCGCCCGCTGATGCTGGCGGATAGTGTGTTCGCGTTATTGCGCGTGTTCGTCGACAATCCGATGCATGCGCTGACCCGCGAACGCCTGATCGAGTTGCTGCACGGCCCGGAATACGACGGCACCGATCGCGGCATCGATGTGCAGGTGTGGCGCCTGCGCCGCATCCTCGAAGCCGATCCCTCCGCGCCGCGCTTCATTCAGACGGTGCGCGGCCGCGGTTATCTGTTCGTGCCCGAAGGCACGCCGCAGCCAGGGTCTTCATGA
- the bamA gene encoding outer membrane protein assembly factor BamA → MNLETLSARHVRALTLIGLSVTSVSAFAVTPFVVRDIRLEGLKRVEPNTVFSYLSIKQGDTFTDDKASAAIRALYATGFFNDVRISTEGNVVVVQVEERPAIGTIDFSGLHEFDKDNLNKALSSVGLSLGRYYDKSLVDRAEQELKRQYLTRGFYAAEVTTTVTPIDRDRVGLLFSVIEGPSAKIRQVNFIGNKVFSDGTLHDEMQESTPNWFSWYSKNDVYAKDKLTTDLENLRSYYLDRGYLEFNIDSTQVSLSPDKKDMYLTLTLHEGEPYTISGIRLSGNLLDRQAELTKLVKIKPGDRFSAAKLKAATKAVVDKLGEYGYAFATVNAEPQIDQQHHTVDLTLQVDPSRRVYVRNINIVGNTRTRDEVIRREMRQLESSWFDSSRLALSKDRINRLGYFTDVDVTTVPVEGTADEVDIAVKVTEKPTGSVTLGLGYGSGEGPIISAGVSQDNVFGSGTSLAVNVNTATTFRTLTVTQVDPYFTVDGIKRITDVYYRTSEPLYYSNVTDTSFRIITLGADLKFGVPFSESDMVYFGTGIEQNRLDVDSTTPQSYIDYVNDFGRVSNNVPLTLGWSRDNRDSALVPSRGYFTQFNAEYGTPIARTTYYKTDFQAQYYYSFAKGFVLGLNFQGGYGNGLGGEPYPIFKNYYAGGIGSVRGYEPSSLGPRDATTGDPIGGSKLLVGNIELTFPLPGTGYDRTLRIFTFFDGGNVWGTEGNSTGANGLRYSYGTGLEWISPIGPLKLDFGLPLIKHAGDQYQKFQFQIGTSF, encoded by the coding sequence ATGAACCTTGAAACACTATCGGCCCGCCATGTAAGGGCGCTGACACTGATCGGCCTGAGCGTCACCTCCGTCTCGGCCTTCGCCGTCACGCCTTTCGTGGTGCGCGATATCCGGCTCGAAGGCCTCAAGCGGGTCGAACCGAACACCGTTTTCTCCTACCTGAGCATCAAGCAGGGCGACACGTTCACCGACGACAAGGCGTCCGCCGCGATCCGCGCGCTGTACGCAACGGGCTTCTTCAATGACGTCAGGATTTCGACCGAAGGTAACGTCGTCGTCGTGCAGGTGGAGGAACGCCCCGCCATCGGCACGATCGATTTCTCGGGCCTCCATGAATTCGACAAGGACAACCTGAACAAGGCACTAAGCTCGGTCGGCTTGTCGCTCGGCCGCTATTACGACAAGTCGCTGGTCGACCGCGCCGAGCAGGAGCTCAAGCGCCAGTACCTGACCCGCGGCTTCTATGCCGCCGAAGTCACGACCACGGTCACGCCGATCGACCGCGATCGCGTCGGCCTGCTGTTCTCGGTGATCGAAGGTCCGAGCGCGAAGATCCGCCAGGTCAACTTCATCGGCAACAAGGTGTTCAGCGACGGCACGCTGCACGACGAAATGCAGGAGTCCACGCCAAACTGGTTCTCGTGGTACTCCAAGAACGATGTGTACGCAAAAGACAAGCTGACTACCGACCTCGAAAACCTGCGCTCGTATTACCTCGACCGCGGCTACCTCGAGTTCAATATCGATTCGACCCAGGTCTCGCTGTCGCCGGACAAGAAGGACATGTACCTCACGCTCACGCTGCATGAGGGCGAGCCGTACACGATTTCGGGCATCCGTCTGTCCGGCAACCTGCTCGATCGCCAGGCAGAGCTGACGAAACTCGTCAAGATCAAACCGGGCGACCGATTTTCCGCTGCCAAGCTGAAGGCTGCCACGAAGGCCGTGGTCGACAAGCTCGGTGAATACGGTTACGCGTTCGCAACCGTGAACGCGGAGCCGCAGATCGACCAGCAACACCATACAGTCGACCTGACGCTGCAGGTGGATCCGAGCCGCCGCGTGTACGTGCGGAACATCAACATCGTGGGCAACACCCGCACGCGCGACGAAGTGATCCGCCGCGAAATGCGTCAGCTCGAAAGCTCGTGGTTCGATTCGAGCCGCCTTGCGCTGTCGAAAGACCGGATCAACCGTCTCGGCTACTTCACGGATGTCGACGTCACCACCGTGCCAGTCGAAGGCACCGCCGACGAAGTCGACATCGCCGTGAAGGTGACGGAAAAGCCGACCGGCTCCGTTACTCTCGGTCTTGGCTACGGTTCCGGCGAAGGCCCGATCATTTCGGCAGGCGTGTCGCAGGACAACGTGTTCGGTTCGGGTACGAGCCTCGCGGTGAACGTGAATACCGCGACGACGTTCCGTACGCTGACGGTCACACAGGTCGACCCATACTTCACGGTGGACGGCATCAAGCGCATTACCGACGTCTACTACCGCACTAGCGAACCGCTCTACTACTCGAACGTCACCGATACGAGTTTCCGGATCATTACGCTCGGCGCCGACCTGAAGTTCGGCGTGCCGTTCTCCGAGTCGGACATGGTCTACTTCGGCACCGGTATCGAGCAGAACCGTCTGGACGTCGATTCCACCACGCCGCAAAGCTATATCGACTACGTGAACGACTTCGGCCGCGTGTCGAACAACGTGCCGCTGACGCTTGGCTGGTCGCGCGACAATCGCGACAGCGCACTGGTGCCGAGCCGCGGCTACTTCACGCAGTTCAACGCCGAGTACGGCACGCCGATCGCCCGCACCACGTACTACAAGACCGATTTCCAGGCGCAGTATTACTACTCGTTTGCGAAAGGCTTCGTGCTGGGCCTGAACTTCCAGGGCGGTTACGGTAACGGCCTCGGCGGCGAGCCGTACCCGATCTTCAAGAACTACTACGCCGGCGGTATCGGTTCGGTGCGCGGCTATGAGCCGAGTTCGCTGGGTCCGCGCGATGCGACCACGGGCGATCCGATCGGCGGCTCGAAGCTGCTGGTCGGCAATATCGAACTGACCTTCCCGCTGCCGGGCACCGGCTACGACCGCACGCTGCGCATCTTCACGTTCTTCGACGGCGGCAACGTCTGGGGCACCGAAGGCAACAGCACCGGCGCCAACGGTCTGCGCTACAGCTACGGTACCGGCCTCGAATGGATTTCCCCAATCGGCCCGCTCAAGCTCGACTTCGGCTTGCCGCTCATCAAGCACGCCGGCGACCAGTACCAGAAGTTCCAGTTCCAGATCGGCACGTCGTTCTGA
- a CDS encoding phospholipase D-like domain-containing protein, producing MKQQSATTPLALSCTRSATLTSPWFVQRTEYNPALATYLPLVNGETAFAAVFDAIRNAEHSIDILCWGFQPSMYFRRGSDAAGSPSIGELLEYKGLEKPHIRIRLLVWSDSLHVASFSEDMMPGNHGPVGLAGAAQDGRTRAQREFDQLWYWRANRNNVTRMSAGARANPFPAAKSVVTTALNALPGAPKPLANIEFATRDFDLRERAEIAWRTWMSGPAGDPTLRERNTAAMTAEPSHHQKMVLVDYELPERAIGFVMGHNTLDEYWDRDDHTWLRQAPRMGRNGLHPRQDMSAKVTGPVLEYLNENFCQAWDDATGQNLTQARAALACRLKLRPDHGTPVMAQILRTQSQHGKDGTKDIASLYLQAVNNTTRFVYIENQYFRYMPVADRLRENVNAQIKGGRNPAKHGEVYLFVVTNSNDDGIGRGTVSSYQMLAALGYGDRMPGVETLEKNDQLTQQEQTLEKQLADEQAASQRAMMQGAGFSQMQGLANYLQGGQTRQAEIGQQLEQTRQEKRRVASVSPDGMTKEGELVPPQDMPGMKVLVCTLVAPDTPAGQAWDYVYVHQKLMIVDDVFTTHGSANVNRRSMEVDSELNICHEHGGLTSALRKQMWALHTNNRGAQDDVSKAYKAWSDIISQNTKNQSRKQAPMASLVGFLRTSPTRTYED from the coding sequence ATGAAACAGCAGAGCGCTACCACGCCGCTCGCGCTTTCCTGCACGCGAAGCGCAACGCTCACCTCCCCATGGTTCGTGCAGCGCACCGAATACAACCCCGCGCTGGCCACGTACCTGCCGCTCGTGAATGGCGAGACCGCCTTCGCGGCGGTGTTCGACGCCATACGGAACGCGGAGCACAGCATCGATATCCTGTGCTGGGGTTTCCAGCCGTCGATGTATTTCAGACGGGGCAGCGACGCGGCGGGTTCGCCGTCGATCGGTGAACTGCTCGAATACAAGGGCCTCGAAAAACCTCACATCAGGATCCGGCTGCTGGTCTGGAGCGACTCACTGCACGTGGCGTCCTTCTCGGAAGACATGATGCCGGGCAACCACGGGCCAGTCGGGCTGGCGGGGGCTGCACAGGACGGGCGCACCCGCGCCCAGCGGGAATTCGACCAGCTCTGGTACTGGCGGGCCAACCGGAACAATGTCACGCGGATGTCGGCCGGGGCGAGGGCCAATCCGTTTCCCGCAGCGAAATCGGTGGTGACCACGGCATTGAACGCATTGCCGGGCGCGCCAAAACCGCTGGCAAACATTGAATTCGCCACGCGCGATTTCGATCTGAGGGAGCGTGCCGAAATCGCCTGGCGCACGTGGATGAGCGGCCCGGCGGGCGACCCCACGCTGAGAGAGCGGAACACCGCGGCGATGACGGCGGAGCCCTCGCATCACCAGAAGATGGTGCTTGTCGACTACGAGCTTCCCGAGCGGGCCATCGGGTTCGTGATGGGGCACAACACGCTGGATGAATACTGGGACCGGGACGATCACACCTGGCTGCGGCAGGCGCCGCGAATGGGACGCAACGGCCTGCATCCGCGGCAGGACATGTCCGCGAAGGTGACGGGTCCGGTCCTCGAGTACCTGAACGAGAATTTCTGCCAGGCGTGGGACGACGCGACCGGGCAGAACCTGACCCAGGCGCGGGCGGCGCTGGCTTGCCGGCTGAAGCTGCGCCCGGATCACGGTACGCCGGTGATGGCGCAGATCCTTCGCACGCAGTCGCAGCACGGCAAGGACGGCACGAAGGACATCGCGTCGCTGTACCTGCAGGCGGTGAACAACACGACGAGATTCGTGTACATCGAAAACCAGTATTTCCGGTATATGCCGGTGGCCGACAGGCTGCGGGAGAACGTCAACGCGCAGATCAAGGGGGGGCGCAACCCGGCGAAGCATGGTGAGGTCTATCTGTTCGTGGTCACGAACTCGAACGACGACGGCATCGGCCGCGGGACGGTGAGCAGCTACCAGATGCTCGCGGCGCTCGGATATGGCGACCGGATGCCCGGGGTCGAGACACTGGAGAAGAACGACCAGCTTACGCAGCAGGAGCAGACGCTGGAGAAGCAGCTTGCTGACGAACAGGCGGCCAGCCAGCGCGCGATGATGCAGGGCGCGGGTTTCTCGCAGATGCAGGGGCTTGCGAATTACCTGCAGGGCGGCCAGACCCGGCAGGCAGAAATCGGGCAGCAGCTGGAGCAGACGAGGCAGGAGAAACGGCGGGTGGCGAGCGTGAGCCCGGACGGCATGACGAAGGAGGGAGAGCTGGTGCCGCCGCAGGATATGCCGGGGATGAAGGTGCTGGTCTGTACCCTGGTCGCACCGGACACGCCTGCAGGTCAGGCGTGGGATTACGTCTATGTCCACCAGAAGCTGATGATCGTTGACGACGTGTTTACGACGCACGGCTCGGCCAATGTCAACCGGCGCAGCATGGAGGTGGATAGCGAACTGAATATCTGCCATGAGCATGGCGGCCTGACGTCCGCGCTGCGCAAACAGATGTGGGCGCTGCATACGAACAATAGGGGTGCTCAGGATGATGTGTCAAAAGCGTACAAGGCGTGGAGCGACATCATTTCTCAGAACACCAAAAACCAGAGCAGGAAGCAGGCCCCGATGGCGTCCCTCGTAGGCTTCCTGCGGACCTCGCCCACACGCACTTACGAGGATTGA
- a CDS encoding SEL1-like repeat protein translates to MRRGILIALVASLACACTKENPLASLPSMSAVRANLAFTCVHEDGHLPPLDPAADQLFRYGRWLQKQDGPKDFSDIARYYRIAAAHDHYKANTNLQALVSTGLADSPNAPEETVDLAIQLVKQGVPGGYYDIAHYLELGYGLKQNSETALRYFRKAADLGSPDAQYYLAEKLDPIDAAPEVALQMYRCSADQGHGKAATSLAIGRKTDKFYAEAVRAFQQGIMAGNSQAASFLENGFKGPPPDDRLYYLAVQNDPERSHRYEVIGKFLDDNEGLNPKVPDIDQIVPLPPAKLPPWDGTFQWEKEQAAAVPPQKPSDALVEKLAREKSLDPATGLRVRTAHEKELESRVPLGTLVRPGEVCPQDGVWCVRGFASVSYDATRRFRKGETMPPLALKDPRLIPGLDWLLGMRVYRTNEEWSLKAYVDEA, encoded by the coding sequence ATGAGACGAGGCATTCTCATCGCCCTGGTGGCGAGTCTTGCCTGCGCCTGTACGAAGGAGAACCCCTTGGCTTCACTACCCAGCATGAGCGCCGTGCGCGCGAATCTCGCCTTTACCTGCGTGCATGAGGACGGCCACCTGCCGCCGCTCGATCCTGCAGCGGACCAGCTGTTCAGATACGGCCGCTGGCTGCAGAAGCAGGACGGCCCGAAGGACTTTAGCGATATCGCGCGGTATTACCGGATCGCGGCGGCCCACGATCACTACAAGGCCAATACCAACCTTCAGGCGCTGGTGTCGACGGGACTGGCCGATTCGCCTAATGCACCGGAAGAGACGGTCGACCTGGCAATCCAGCTGGTCAAACAGGGCGTGCCGGGCGGCTACTACGACATCGCGCATTACCTCGAACTCGGCTACGGGCTGAAGCAGAACAGCGAGACCGCGTTGCGCTATTTCCGCAAGGCAGCGGATCTGGGCAGTCCGGACGCGCAGTATTACCTCGCGGAGAAACTGGACCCGATCGACGCCGCGCCTGAGGTTGCGCTGCAGATGTACCGGTGCTCAGCGGATCAGGGACATGGCAAGGCCGCAACCTCCCTGGCGATTGGCCGCAAGACAGACAAGTTCTACGCTGAAGCAGTCAGGGCTTTCCAGCAGGGCATCATGGCGGGAAACAGTCAGGCCGCGTCGTTTCTGGAAAATGGCTTCAAGGGTCCCCCACCCGATGATCGCCTGTATTACCTTGCTGTTCAGAACGATCCCGAACGCTCGCACCGCTATGAAGTGATCGGTAAATTCCTCGACGACAACGAAGGTCTGAACCCGAAAGTCCCCGACATTGACCAGATCGTGCCACTGCCGCCGGCGAAACTACCGCCGTGGGACGGCACGTTCCAGTGGGAGAAGGAACAGGCCGCAGCCGTGCCGCCGCAGAAACCCTCCGATGCGCTGGTTGAAAAACTGGCCCGCGAGAAGAGCCTCGACCCGGCGACAGGGCTTCGGGTCAGGACCGCGCATGAAAAGGAACTGGAGAGCCGCGTGCCGCTGGGCACGCTCGTTCGCCCCGGCGAAGTCTGCCCGCAGGACGGCGTGTGGTGTGTCCGGGGATTTGCTTCGGTCAGCTACGACGCGACGCGCCGTTTCAGGAAAGGCGAGACGATGCCGCCACTCGCCCTGAAGGATCCCCGTCTCATTCCTGGCCTGGACTGGCTGCTTGGTATGCGCGTATACCGTACCAATGAGGAATGGAGTCTCAAGGCATACGTCGACGAGGCATAA